In Carya illinoinensis cultivar Pawnee chromosome 6, C.illinoinensisPawnee_v1, whole genome shotgun sequence, a single genomic region encodes these proteins:
- the LOC122312562 gene encoding uncharacterized protein LOC122312562, with the protein MRWHVEERVDEPNFMRHPADSRVWKDFDNKYEAFAQDPRNVRLALASDGFNPFNNMSKPYSKWPVLLVPYNLPTWSCMKDPYLMMSCLIPRPKAPRNDIDVFLRPLIDELRELWEDGIQTYDAYKGEMFLLRAALLWTINDFPAYANLSGWSTKGKSKGTVNARRDLEDLGLRKELHLQHHGNHTYMSLACYMLNVIERRSFCARMAEVKFPDGFASNITQCVNVNEGKIMGMKSHDCHIFMRYLLSVIIGGYLRPYIRGALIKLCSFFKELCSRTLDTRVLEQLQANIPIILCKLEMIFLPAFFDIMVHLAIHLLNEALLAGPVQYRWMYPFERYLGKFKRYVRNRARPEGSIAEAYVHVEYLTFCSMYLNDIETRHNREERNSDTIGQTSRESSLSIFSQKVRPLGAARVEKLPDALLAKAEWYVLNNCVEIEDYIDEHYNKMKEEDLSNIERRHQSQFLMWFRTRIAQLHAKIPPEVIDDIYALACGPYPLVTSYSGCIMHGIRFHTKELKGRRHTQNSGVVVHGDHQGLPVDFYGVLQDII; encoded by the exons ATGAGATGGCATGTAGAAGAGCGTGTTGACGAGCCCAACTTCATGAGACATCCTGCTGATTCTAGGGTATGGAAAGACTTCGATAACAAATATGAGGCATTTGCCCAAGATCCTCGTAATGTCAGACTTGCTCTAGCAAGTGATGGGTTTAACCCTTTCAATAACATGAGTAAACCGTACAGCAAATGGCCAGTTCTGCTTGTGCCGTACAACTTGCCTActtggtcatgcatgaaagatccatacttGATGATGTCGTGTTTAATCCCTAGACCAAAGGCACCGAGAAATGATATTGACGTGTTCTTGCGTCCACTAATAGATGAGTTGAGAGAATTATGGGAAGATGGAATTCAAACATATGATGCATACAAAGGTGAAATGTTTCTATTGAGGGCAGCGTTGCtctggacaatcaatgactttcctgcATACGCAAATCTTTCAGGCTGGAGTACAAAGG GCAAAAGTAAGGGCACTGTCAATGCGCGTAGGGACTTGGAAGATCTTGGACtaagaaaagaattacatttacaGCATCATGGTAATCATACTTATATGAGTCTTGCATGTTACATGTTAAATGTAATTGAGCGAAGAAGTTTTTGTGCACGTATGGCAGAAGTCAAATTTCCTGATGGTTTTGCCTCAAATATTACCCAGTGTGTCAACGTTAATGAAGGAAAAATCATGGGAATGAAGAGCCATGATTGTCATATCTTTATGCGATATTTGTTGTCGGTTATTATTGGTGGGTACCTACGACCATATATTAGGGGAGCTTTAATAAAGTTATGctcatttttcaaagaattatgcTCACGAACACTAGACACAAGGGTGTTGGAACAACTTCAAGCTAATATCCCCATCATTCTTTGCAAATTGGAAATGATATTCTTACCGGCattttttgatatcatggtGCACCTTGCTATTCATCTCCTAAATGAGGCATTGCTAGCAGGGCCTGTTCAGTACAGGTGGATGTACCCTTTCGAGAGGTATTTGGGTAAATTCAAGCGGTATGTCCGCAACAGAGCTCGTCCAGAAGGCTCAATTGCTGAGGCATATGTTCATGTCGAATATCTGACATTTTGCTCTATGTACCTTAATGATATCGAGACTAGACATAACCGAGAGGAACGAAACAGTGACACAATTGGGCAAACCTCCCGAGAGTCAAGTTTATCGATTTTCTCCCAAAAGGTGCGCCCATTAGGGGCAGCAAGAGTGGAAAAATTACCTGACGCATTGTTGGCCAAGGCTGAGTGGTACGTCCTTAATAATTGCGTAGAGATTGAAGACTATATAGA TGAGCACTATaacaagatgaaagaagagGACCTTAGCAACATTGAGCGTAGGCACCAAAGTCAATTCCTAATGTGGTTTAGAACACGC ATCGCCCAGTTGCATGCTAAGATTCCCCCCGAGGTGATCGATGATATATATGCATTAGCATGTGGTCCATATCCACTGGTCACATCATATTCTGGGTGTATAATGCATGGAATTCGGTTTCACACGAAGGAACTCAAAGGGCGTCGTCACACCCAAAATAGTGGTGTTGTTGTTCATGGCGACCATCAAGGATTGCCAGTTGACTTCTACGGTGTGTTGCAGGACATCATATAA
- the LOC122312533 gene encoding FCS-Like Zinc finger 5-like, with protein sequence MMLLGKRQRHPMQRTTSMTEITFDLNTGSIDGASASPPSTDPHNPSNFQRQPGGGPDHDQRLLAMLSPRNLRRSSADFVEATSAHFLRSCSLCKRRLVPGRDIYMYRGDNAFCSLECRQQQMNQDERSKKCSLASKKLETAGSSASASAHVSPEGETVAAS encoded by the exons ATGATGTTGCTGGGAAAGAGGCAACGCCACCCGATGCAAAGGACGACGAGCATGACGGAGATTACCTTCGATCTAAACACCGGTTCCATCGACGGTGCTTCTGCTTCTCCGCCTTCAACCGATCCTCACAACCCTTCAAACTTCCAGAGACAGCCAGGTGGCGGGCCAGATCATGATCAGCGGTTGCTGGCCATGCTCTCTCCTAGAAACCTCAGGCGGAGTTCGGCCGATTTTGTAGAGGCCACCTCTGCTCACTTCTTAAGGTCTTGCTCCCTCTGCAAGCGCCGGTTGGTCCCTGGTCGTGACATCTACATGTATAG GGGTGACAATGCTTTCTGCAGTCTAGAGTGCCGGCAGCAACAGATGAATCAGGACGAAAGATCGAAAAAATGCTCATTGGCTTCCAAGAAGCTGGAAACTGCAGGGTCGTCCGCCAGCGCCAGCGCCCACGTCTCCCCTGAAGGGGAGACCGTCGCCGCCTCGTAA
- the LOC122313186 gene encoding uncharacterized protein LOC122313186 codes for MGPSCENATIFSSRVSWIINVHAEMRHASWSAVGDKEKHDLITHVKGDFELDWTMENHREAIVNALADKYNAYHYELHKHYRKFATHEEALAGQKESVEPHVWEWLCE; via the exons ATGGGTCCTTCATGCGAAAATGCTACTATATTCAGTAGTCGAGTGAGCTGGATTATAAACGTACATGCTGAAATGCGCCATGCTAGTTGGAGTGCAGTTGGCGACAAGGAGAAGCACGATCTCATCACTCATGTTAAA GGTGATTTTGAGTTGGACTGGACAATGGAAAATCATCGTGAAGCTATAGTAAATGCACTCGCTGATAAGTATAATGCATACCATTACGAACTACACAAGCACTACCGTAAATTTGCAACGCATGAGGAAGCACTAGCTGGTCAGAAAGAGTCGGTGGAGCCACATGTCTGGGAGTGGCTCTGTGAATGA